One genomic segment of Centropristis striata isolate RG_2023a ecotype Rhode Island chromosome 11, C.striata_1.0, whole genome shotgun sequence includes these proteins:
- the klhl18 gene encoding kelch-like protein 18 has translation MGDVLVEELEDLVHFSVSDLPARGYVVMEEIRRQGKLCDVTLKVGDHKFSAHRIVLAASIPYFHAMFTNDMVECKQDEILMQGMDPSALEALINFAYSGHVAIDQQNVQSLLIGSSFLQLQNVKDACCSFLQERLHPKNCLGVRQFAETMMCTTLYDSANSFLHQHFVEVSVSEEFLGLRTEEVLELVGCDELNIKAEEQVFEAVLAWVHHDQNLRESLLPELLSKIRLPLCRPQFLSDRVQQDDLIRCCHKCRDLVDEAKDFHLMPERRPHLPAFKTRQRCCTSITGLIYAVGGLNSSGDSLNVVEVFDPIGNFWERCQPMRTARSRVGVAVINGLLYAIGGYDGQSRLSTVEVYNPETDSWTRVSSMNSQRSAMGTVVIDGHIYVCGGYDGKSSLNSVECYSPETDRWAVMTEMSASRSAAGVTVFDGRIFVSGGHDGLQIFNTVESYNHHTNRWHPAAAMLNKRCRHGAAALGSHMYVVGGYDGSGFLSGAEVFSSTTSQWSLLVAMNTRRSRVSLVATSGRLYAVGGYDGQSNLGSVETFNPDTGRWSFMAPMVSHEGGVGVGCIPLQPA, from the exons GTGGGGGATCATAAGTTCAGCGCCCACCGGATCGTCCTGGCCGCATCCATCCCGTACTTCCACGCCATGTTCACCAACGACATGGTGGAGTGTAAACAGGACGAGATCCTGATGCAGGGCATGGACCCCAG TGCTCTGGAGGCTCTGATAAACTTTGCGTACAGCGGCCATGTTGCCATCGACCAGCAGAACGTCCAGTCTCTCCTGATTGGCTCCAGCTTCCTGCAGCTGCAGAACGTTAAAGATGCCTGCTGTTCCTTCCTGcaggagag gttACACCCTAAGAACTGTCTTGGCGTGCGTCAGTTTGCAGAGACGATGATGTGTACAACGCTATATGACTCAGCCAATAGTTTCCTCCATCAGCACTTCGTGGAGGTTTCTGTGTCCGAAGAGTTTCTGGGTCTGAGGACGGAGGAGGTGCTTGAGCTGGTGGGCTGCGACGAGCTCAACATCAAGGCCGAAGAACAG GTTTTCGAGGCTGTGCTGGCCTGGGTGCACCATGACCAGAACCTGAGGGAGTCACTGCTGCCAGAGCTGCTGTCAAAGATCAGACTTCCTCTGTGTCGACCTCAGTTCCTGTCGGACCGAGTCCAGCAGGACGACCTCATACGTTGCTGCCATAAATGCAG AGATCTGGTAGATGAAGCCAAAGATTTCCACCTGATGCCGGAGCGGCGTCCCCACCTGCCGGCCTTCAAGACCAGACAGAGGTGCTGCACGTCCATTACAGGACTCATCTACGCTGTGGGAGGACTCAACTCCTCAG GTGACTCCTTAAATGTGGTCGAAGTGTTTGATCCAATCGGAAACTTCTGGGAGCGCTGTCAGCCAATGAGGACAGCTCGAAGCAGAGTGGGCGTGGCCGTCATTAACGGTCTGCTGTATGCCATTGGTGGATACGACGGCCAATCACGGCTCAGCACAGTAGAGGTTTACAACCCGGAGACGGACAGCTGGACACGTGTGTCGAGCATGAACAGCCAGCGCAG TGCCATGGGAACGGTGGTGATTGACGGACATATCTATGTGTGCGGCGGCTACGACGGGAAATCCTCCCTGAACTCTGTGGAGTGTTACTCACCTGAGACCGACAG GTGGGCGGTGATGACGGAGATGAGTGCGAGTCGCAGCGCTGCAGGTGTCACCGTGTTTGACGGACGCATCTTTGTGTCTGGCGGCCATGACGGTTTACAGATCTTCAACACG GTGGAGTCCTATAACCACCACACTAACCGCTGGCACCCGGCGGCGGCCATGCTGAACAAGCGTTGCCGGCATGGCGCGGCGGCACTTGGCAGTCACATGTACGTGGTGGGCGGGTACGACGGCTCGGGCTTCCTGAGTGGCGCTGAGGTGTTCAGCTCAACGACTAGCCAGTGGAGCCTCCTGGTAGCCATGAACACTCGCCGCAGCCGGGTGTCGCTGGTCGCCACGTCGGGCCGGCTGTATGCCGTCGGCGGGTACGACGGACAGTCGAACCTCGGCTCCGTGGAGACGTTCAACCCAGACACCGGCCGCTGGAGCTTCATGGCGCCGATGGTCAGCCATGAGGGCGGCGTTGGCGTCGGCTGCATCCCGCTGCAGCCCGCCTAG